The Streptomyces luteogriseus genome includes a window with the following:
- a CDS encoding DUF6233 domain-containing protein — protein MNDPESRLALLRFLERVQARDLARTRRWIADEERRQAEHRRGLLARPPVPDWLIERGLSGHEAVYVHVGGCWNAGRRSKGVDRDHARRALADGVKACPQCRPDTELGFMDG, from the coding sequence ATGAACGATCCAGAGTCGCGGCTCGCGCTGCTCCGCTTCCTGGAGCGCGTGCAGGCGCGCGACCTGGCACGCACCCGCCGTTGGATCGCGGACGAGGAACGCCGCCAGGCCGAACACCGGCGCGGCCTCCTGGCCCGGCCGCCCGTGCCGGACTGGCTGATCGAACGCGGCCTGTCCGGACACGAAGCCGTGTACGTCCACGTCGGCGGCTGCTGGAACGCGGGCCGGCGCAGCAAGGGCGTCGACCGGGACCATGCCCGGCGCGCCCTCGCCGACGGAGTCAAGGCCTGCCCGCAGTGCCGGCCGGACACGGAGCTCGGCTTCATGGACGGGTAG
- a CDS encoding helix-turn-helix transcriptional regulator: MASESSRIVSAWRPAVPGVVEVFHARFTEYAYPMHVHDAWTLLIVDTGAVRYDLDRHEHGTPHDTVSLLPPHVPHNGSPVTPEGFRKRVLYLDGTHLGDELIGAAVDRPDLRDPLLRRRVGQLHGALGRPGEELESESRLLFVGERLRGHLRGVGDPASARPADPVLARRLRELLDERIVEGVALREAAGLLGAHPAHLVRAFSAAYGIAPHQYLTSLRVGRARRLLLEGRSPGDTAVAAGFYDQSHLTRHFRRLVGVPPGRYKAG, encoded by the coding sequence ATGGCCTCCGAGTCCTCCCGGATCGTCTCCGCCTGGCGGCCCGCCGTCCCGGGTGTCGTCGAGGTCTTCCACGCGCGGTTCACCGAGTACGCGTATCCGATGCACGTCCACGACGCCTGGACGCTGCTGATCGTCGACACCGGCGCCGTACGGTACGACCTCGACCGGCACGAGCACGGCACCCCGCACGACACCGTGTCGCTGCTGCCGCCGCACGTGCCGCACAACGGCTCCCCCGTCACCCCGGAGGGCTTCCGCAAGCGGGTGCTGTACCTGGACGGGACGCACCTCGGGGACGAGTTGATCGGAGCGGCCGTCGACCGGCCCGATCTGCGCGATCCGCTGTTGCGGCGCCGGGTGGGGCAGTTGCACGGCGCGCTGGGGCGGCCCGGTGAGGAACTGGAGTCCGAGAGCAGGCTGTTGTTCGTCGGGGAGCGGTTGCGCGGGCACCTGCGGGGCGTCGGCGACCCCGCTTCCGCGCGGCCGGCGGATCCCGTTCTCGCGCGGCGGCTGCGCGAGTTGCTGGACGAGCGGATCGTCGAGGGCGTCGCGCTGCGGGAGGCCGCCGGGCTGCTCGGCGCCCATCCCGCCCATCTCGTACGGGCGTTCAGCGCGGCCTACGGCATCGCCCCGCACCAGTACCTGACGTCCCTGCGCGTGGGGCGCGCCCGGCGGCTGCTGCTGGAGGGGCGCTCACCGGGCGATACGGCGGTGGCGGCCGGGTTCTACGACCAGTCGCACCTCACCCGGCACTTCCGCAGGCTGGTGGGGGTGCCGCCGGGGCGCTACAAGGCGGGTTAG
- a CDS encoding CPCC family cysteine-rich protein, with protein sequence MTGPRHHPAPPPPPEEFLPCPCCGHQTLGELWAYEICPVCFWEEDPSQLRHPTSGGGPNHGLSLIEAQANYLRIGAVTEEMRRHVRPPRDDEPRDPGFRPADPGRDPFEEGPSHDPMPDDLTTLYYWRPTYWRRHLAP encoded by the coding sequence ATGACAGGCCCACGGCACCACCCCGCACCGCCGCCTCCGCCCGAGGAGTTCCTCCCGTGCCCGTGCTGCGGCCACCAGACCCTCGGCGAGCTGTGGGCCTACGAGATCTGCCCGGTCTGCTTCTGGGAGGAGGACCCCTCCCAGCTCCGCCATCCCACGTCCGGCGGCGGCCCCAACCACGGGCTGAGCCTGATCGAGGCGCAGGCCAACTACCTGCGGATCGGCGCAGTGACCGAGGAGATGCGGCGCCACGTACGGCCACCACGGGACGACGAGCCGCGGGACCCGGGCTTCCGGCCCGCCGACCCGGGCCGGGACCCGTTCGAGGAGGGTCCGTCCCACGACCCGATGCCGGACGACCTCACCACCCTGTACTACTGGCGCCCCACCTACTGGCGGCGGCACCTCGCGCCCTGA
- the mshA gene encoding D-inositol-3-phosphate glycosyltransferase: protein MSQYIGRLGRRSTSSTARLRLHRRPRRVAMLSVHTSPLHQPGTGDAGGMNVYIVELAQRLAAHGIEVEIFTRATAAALPPTVELAPGVLVRHIDAGPYEGLNKEDLPAQLCAFTHGVMQAWAHHRPGHYDLVHSHYWLSGHVGWLAAQRWGVPLVHAMHTMAKVKNANLADGDTPEPAARVIGETQIVTAADRLIANTTEEADELVRHYAAETDKVAVVHPGVNLSRFSPADGRAAARARLGLPQDALIPLFAGRIQPLKAPDVLLRAVAVLLDERPELRSRLLVPVVGGPSGSGLAKPEGLQKLAARLGVADVVRFRPPVGQEQLADWFRAASVLVMPSYSESFGLVAIEAQAAGTPVLAASVGGLPVAVRDGHTGFLVRGHDPADYARVLGDFADDPRLTDRLGGQAARHAQSFGWDTAAAATADVYTAAMQAHRRRVRSLYG, encoded by the coding sequence GTGAGCCAGTACATCGGCAGGCTCGGCCGGCGCTCCACGTCGTCGACGGCGCGCCTTCGACTGCATCGCAGGCCCCGTCGCGTCGCCATGCTCTCCGTGCACACCTCCCCGCTCCACCAGCCGGGCACCGGCGACGCAGGCGGCATGAACGTCTACATCGTGGAGCTCGCCCAGCGCCTCGCCGCGCACGGCATCGAGGTCGAGATCTTCACGCGCGCGACCGCGGCCGCCCTCCCGCCGACCGTGGAGCTGGCCCCCGGCGTCCTCGTCCGGCACATCGACGCCGGCCCCTACGAGGGCCTCAACAAGGAGGACCTCCCCGCGCAGCTGTGCGCCTTCACCCACGGCGTGATGCAGGCCTGGGCCCACCACCGCCCCGGCCACTACGACCTGGTCCACTCGCACTACTGGCTCTCCGGCCACGTCGGCTGGCTCGCCGCCCAGCGCTGGGGCGTCCCCCTGGTGCACGCCATGCACACCATGGCCAAGGTCAAGAACGCCAACCTGGCCGACGGCGACACCCCGGAGCCGGCCGCCCGCGTCATCGGTGAGACCCAGATCGTCACCGCCGCCGACCGCCTCATCGCCAACACCACCGAAGAGGCCGACGAACTCGTACGGCACTACGCGGCCGAGACCGACAAGGTCGCCGTGGTCCACCCCGGCGTGAACCTCAGCCGCTTCTCGCCCGCCGACGGCCGTGCCGCCGCCCGGGCCCGCCTCGGTCTGCCCCAGGACGCGCTGATCCCGCTCTTCGCGGGCCGCATCCAGCCCCTGAAGGCCCCCGACGTGCTGCTGCGCGCCGTCGCCGTCCTCCTCGACGAACGCCCCGAGCTGCGCTCACGCCTCCTCGTGCCCGTGGTCGGCGGCCCCTCCGGCAGCGGCCTCGCCAAGCCCGAGGGCCTGCAGAAGCTCGCCGCGCGCCTCGGTGTCGCGGATGTCGTACGGTTCCGCCCGCCGGTCGGCCAGGAGCAGCTCGCGGACTGGTTCCGTGCCGCCTCCGTGCTGGTCATGCCCTCCTACAGCGAGTCGTTCGGTCTGGTCGCCATAGAGGCGCAGGCGGCCGGCACCCCGGTGCTCGCGGCGTCGGTCGGCGGCCTGCCGGTCGCCGTGCGCGACGGGCACACCGGCTTCCTCGTCCGCGGGCACGATCCGGCCGACTACGCGCGCGTGCTCGGCGACTTCGCCGACGACCCGCGGCTGACGGACCGGCTCGGCGGGCAGGCCGCCCGGCACGCCCAGTCCTTCGGCTGGGACACGGCCGCCGCCGCCACGGCGGACGTCTACACGGCCGCGATGCAGGCGCACCGCCGTCGCGTACGCTCGCTGTATGGGTGA
- a CDS encoding type III secretion system chaperone family protein yields the protein MGETDQEQRAAQVVEGALKDADLEWESPQPGTYVAQLPGTRKLKTTVSLIIGRHSLSLNAFVIRHPDENEQGVHRWLLERNLKLYGVSYAVDQHGDVYVTGRLSLPSVTPDELDRLLGQVLEASDGAFNTLLELGFASAIRKEYAWRVSRGESTRNLDAFAHLTQRPER from the coding sequence ATGGGTGAAACCGATCAGGAACAGCGCGCGGCGCAGGTCGTCGAAGGAGCGCTGAAGGACGCCGACCTGGAGTGGGAGAGCCCACAGCCCGGCACCTACGTCGCGCAGCTCCCCGGCACCCGCAAGCTCAAGACGACCGTCTCCCTGATCATCGGCCGCCACTCCCTGTCGCTGAACGCCTTCGTCATCCGCCACCCCGACGAGAACGAGCAGGGCGTCCACCGCTGGCTGCTGGAACGCAACCTCAAGCTCTACGGCGTGAGTTACGCCGTCGACCAGCACGGCGACGTCTACGTCACCGGCCGCCTCTCCCTGCCCTCCGTCACCCCCGACGAGCTCGACCGGCTGCTCGGCCAGGTCCTGGAGGCCTCCGACGGCGCCTTCAACACCCTGCTGGAGCTGGGCTTCGCCTCGGCGATCCGCAAGGAGTACGCGTGGCGGGTGTCGCGGGGTGAGTCCACGCGCAACCTGGACGCGTTCGCCCACCTCACCCAGCGCCCCGAGCGCTGA
- a CDS encoding nuclear transport factor 2 family protein, whose translation MTPTDTAEATRSTVRRFLELRLAGDTEGLTDLFADTVDWMLAENPAVPWIRPRSTAAECAAQAGDLARHTIPEDARVSVDTILVDGTDAVLTGHLSGTVRATGKSFSGPFALRLTVEDGRITRHHLYENSVSIAAACTP comes from the coding sequence ATGACGCCCACCGACACCGCCGAAGCCACCCGCTCCACCGTCCGGAGGTTCCTCGAACTCCGTCTCGCCGGTGACACCGAGGGGCTCACGGACCTCTTCGCCGACACCGTCGACTGGATGCTCGCCGAGAACCCCGCCGTGCCCTGGATCCGGCCCCGGTCCACCGCCGCCGAGTGTGCGGCGCAGGCCGGCGACCTGGCCCGCCACACCATCCCCGAGGACGCCCGCGTGTCCGTCGACACGATCCTCGTCGACGGGACCGACGCCGTGCTGACCGGGCACCTGTCCGGGACGGTCCGGGCGACCGGCAAGTCCTTCTCGGGTCCCTTCGCGCTACGGCTCACGGTCGAGGACGGACGGATCACCCGGCACCACCTGTACGAGAACAGCGTGTCGATCGCCGCGGCCTGCACGCCCTGA
- a CDS encoding MDR family MFS transporter has protein sequence MPYALRARRAVRETVSGLPREFWWLWTSTLVNRLGAFVATFMALYLTLDRGYSATYAGLVAALHGLGGVVSSLGGGVMTDRLGRRPTLLIAQSSTAASVALLGFVRDPVAIAGVAFLVGMASNASRPAVQAMMADIVRPEDRIRAFSLNYWAINLGFAVSSMAAGFIAEVSYRAGFLIEAGMTMLCAVLVFLRLPESKPTATVAEAAAPRDDSVSLRTVLRDGPFMSVVGLSFLVALIFQQGAVGLPVAMGEAGFTPAEYGMAIAVNGVLIVVLQIPVTRFIQHRDPRRLLVVSSVLAGYGFALTAFAGSFGVIALTVCVWTLAEIVNAPTQTSLVVRLSPVHGRGRYQGMYTMSWSVAALVAPLLSGFVIDRFGAEWLWGLCALVGTVAGVGYAVLMRRVSEEGEKKETDKDQDQEETRTADGVLGVADGVSGESRSSGTL, from the coding sequence ATGCCGTACGCCCTGCGTGCCCGACGCGCCGTCCGGGAGACGGTCTCCGGTCTCCCCCGCGAGTTCTGGTGGCTGTGGACCAGCACGCTGGTCAACCGGCTCGGCGCCTTCGTCGCCACGTTCATGGCGCTGTACCTGACCCTCGACCGCGGCTACTCCGCCACGTACGCCGGTCTGGTCGCCGCGCTGCACGGGCTCGGCGGGGTGGTCTCCTCGCTGGGCGGCGGGGTGATGACCGACCGGCTGGGCCGGCGGCCGACCCTGCTGATCGCGCAGTCCTCGACCGCCGCGTCCGTGGCACTGCTGGGGTTCGTGCGCGACCCGGTGGCGATCGCCGGTGTCGCCTTCCTGGTCGGCATGGCGAGCAACGCCTCGCGGCCCGCCGTGCAGGCGATGATGGCCGACATCGTCCGGCCCGAGGACCGTATCCGCGCCTTCTCCCTCAACTACTGGGCCATCAACCTCGGCTTCGCCGTCTCCTCCATGGCCGCCGGGTTCATCGCCGAGGTCAGCTACCGCGCCGGGTTCCTGATCGAGGCGGGGATGACGATGCTCTGCGCGGTCCTCGTCTTCCTGCGGCTGCCGGAGTCCAAGCCCACCGCGACGGTGGCGGAGGCGGCGGCTCCCCGGGACGACTCCGTCAGCCTGCGCACCGTCCTGCGCGACGGTCCGTTCATGAGCGTCGTCGGACTGTCCTTCCTCGTCGCGCTGATCTTCCAGCAGGGGGCGGTGGGGCTGCCGGTGGCGATGGGCGAGGCCGGTTTCACTCCGGCCGAGTACGGCATGGCCATCGCCGTCAACGGCGTGCTGATCGTCGTCCTCCAGATCCCGGTCACCCGCTTCATCCAGCACCGTGACCCCCGCCGGCTGCTGGTCGTCTCGTCCGTCCTCGCCGGGTACGGCTTCGCGCTCACCGCCTTCGCGGGGTCGTTTGGGGTCATCGCGCTCACGGTGTGCGTGTGGACGCTGGCCGAGATCGTCAACGCGCCGACGCAGACGAGTCTGGTCGTACGGCTGTCCCCGGTGCACGGGCGCGGGCGCTACCAGGGCATGTACACGATGTCCTGGTCCGTGGCCGCCCTCGTCGCTCCGCTGCTGTCCGGGTTCGTCATCGACCGGTTCGGGGCGGAGTGGCTGTGGGGGCTGTGCGCGCTGGTGGGGACGGTGGCCGGGGTGGGATACGCCGTGTTGATGCGGCGGGTGTCGGAGGAGGGGGAGAAGAAGGAGACGGACAAGGACCAGGACCAGGAGGAGACGAGGACGGCGGACGGGGTCCTTGGGGTGGCGGACGGGGTGAGCGGGGAAAGCCGGAGCAGCGGAACGCTGTGA
- a CDS encoding YqeB family protein, protein MRKSSRQRVGAATELAESAWAIVLFCAACGAVAGALLPLLARLLLALPWAPLEGPAELLTSVPEPARTLGTIAVGVLGGLLLGFTAVHESLSVRVGDTHVTLTIRDSAQEFTREEIAVFFRDGKQLVLLGPSGLELARERCGLNWQRLADALTAHGHTWAGQDPHRAEFRRWVPGTPGLPPGADALLRARALARRDEDDAEEARELRGELLRLGVVVRDEDGRQYVRVVTGDVDR, encoded by the coding sequence ATGCGGAAGAGCTCCCGGCAGCGGGTGGGCGCAGCCACCGAACTCGCCGAGTCGGCCTGGGCCATCGTGCTCTTCTGCGCCGCCTGCGGTGCCGTGGCCGGCGCCCTGCTCCCGCTCCTCGCCCGGCTGCTCCTGGCCCTGCCCTGGGCACCGCTCGAAGGCCCGGCCGAACTGCTGACCTCGGTGCCGGAGCCCGCCCGCACCCTCGGCACGATCGCGGTGGGCGTGCTCGGCGGGCTGCTGCTCGGTTTCACGGCGGTCCACGAGTCGCTGTCCGTCCGCGTCGGCGACACCCACGTGACCCTGACGATCCGGGACAGCGCCCAGGAGTTCACCCGCGAGGAGATCGCCGTGTTCTTCCGCGACGGCAAGCAGCTCGTACTGCTCGGCCCGAGCGGTCTCGAACTGGCGCGGGAGCGCTGCGGCCTGAACTGGCAGCGCCTCGCCGACGCCCTCACCGCCCACGGCCACACCTGGGCGGGGCAGGACCCGCACCGCGCCGAGTTCCGCCGCTGGGTCCCCGGCACCCCCGGCCTGCCCCCGGGCGCGGACGCCCTGCTGCGGGCCCGCGCCCTGGCCCGCAGGGACGAGGACGACGCCGAGGAGGCCCGGGAGTTGCGCGGGGAACTGCTGCGGCTGGGCGTGGTCGTACGGGACGAGGACGGACGGCAGTACGTCCGGGTGGTGACCGGTGACGTCGACCGGTGA
- a CDS encoding DUF2000 domain-containing protein — protein MDTAPSPEPIRFDTKIAVLLRSDLEPWQRLNVTSFLVSGLGTQLPEVIGEPYEDADGVPYLPMFRQPVMVFEATKETLTTAHARALSRALPRAVFTSDLFATGHDRDNRAAVRAVPTADLDLVGLAVYGPKNAVDKVVKGARMHP, from the coding sequence ATGGACACCGCACCCTCCCCGGAGCCGATCCGCTTCGACACGAAGATCGCCGTACTGCTGCGCTCCGACCTGGAGCCCTGGCAGCGCCTCAATGTGACATCGTTCCTGGTCAGCGGCCTGGGGACACAGCTTCCCGAGGTGATCGGCGAGCCCTACGAGGACGCGGACGGCGTGCCCTACCTCCCCATGTTCCGCCAGCCGGTCATGGTCTTCGAGGCCACCAAGGAAACCCTGACCACCGCCCACGCCCGTGCCCTCTCCCGCGCCCTGCCCCGCGCGGTCTTCACCTCCGACCTCTTCGCCACGGGCCACGACCGTGACAACCGCGCCGCCGTACGGGCCGTGCCGACCGCGGACCTGGACCTCGTGGGGCTCGCCGTGTACGGCCCGAAGAACGCGGTGGACAAGGTGGTGAAGGGGGCGCGGATGCACCCGTGA
- a CDS encoding C40 family peptidase, producing MGTGKRGLIATAVAVVCAVTVLAAPGTAFANPTPSPTPSAGPALAPAKDLEAVRRKLDKLYRAAGRATDEYNAADEKADKQSAEVVELAKKIVKGQEKLRKLKDRAGAAAAAQYRGGGLPPEAHLVLSDDPQDFLDGAGRVREGHHATKGLLGELTRTQEDLEQYAKDASAQLKKLEAGRKAKAAAQKKIEKQIAQAEKLESALQKEEQERLTELEKDAANKAQTAWLGSGILEEINGKASEQGKKAVKYATAQIGKPYQWGAEGPETYDCSGLTSQAWGSAGRGIPRTSQEQWKRLRHIEIQDMRPGDLIIYFDDASHVAMYIGDGAIVHAPRPGRTITIAGAGTMPILGVVRPDAGADAN from the coding sequence ATGGGAACGGGCAAGCGTGGCCTGATCGCGACGGCGGTGGCCGTGGTCTGCGCGGTCACGGTGCTGGCCGCACCGGGCACGGCGTTCGCGAACCCCACCCCCTCACCCACCCCGAGCGCGGGACCGGCGCTCGCCCCCGCCAAGGACCTCGAGGCCGTCCGTAGGAAGCTCGACAAGCTCTACCGCGCCGCGGGCCGCGCCACCGACGAGTACAACGCCGCGGACGAGAAGGCCGACAAGCAGTCCGCCGAGGTCGTCGAGCTGGCCAAGAAGATCGTCAAGGGCCAGGAGAAGCTCAGGAAGCTCAAGGACCGCGCGGGCGCCGCTGCCGCCGCCCAGTACCGCGGGGGCGGACTGCCCCCCGAGGCCCATCTGGTCCTGAGCGACGACCCGCAGGACTTCCTCGACGGCGCGGGCCGGGTCCGCGAGGGCCACCACGCGACGAAGGGCCTCCTCGGCGAACTGACCCGCACCCAGGAGGACTTGGAGCAGTACGCCAAGGACGCCTCCGCGCAGCTGAAGAAGCTGGAAGCGGGCCGCAAGGCCAAGGCCGCCGCACAGAAGAAGATCGAGAAGCAGATCGCGCAGGCGGAGAAGCTCGAGTCCGCGCTGCAGAAGGAGGAGCAGGAGCGCCTCACCGAGCTGGAGAAGGATGCGGCGAACAAGGCGCAGACCGCCTGGCTGGGCTCCGGCATCCTCGAAGAGATCAACGGCAAGGCCTCCGAGCAGGGCAAGAAGGCCGTGAAGTACGCCACGGCCCAGATCGGCAAGCCGTACCAGTGGGGCGCCGAGGGCCCCGAGACCTACGACTGCTCGGGGCTGACGTCACAGGCCTGGGGATCCGCCGGACGCGGCATCCCGCGCACCTCGCAGGAGCAGTGGAAGCGGCTGCGGCACATCGAAATCCAGGACATGCGCCCCGGCGACCTCATCATCTACTTCGACGACGCCAGCCATGTCGCCATGTACATCGGCGACGGGGCGATCGTGCACGCGCCGCGCCCCGGGCGGACCATCACGATCGCGGGCGCCGGAACCATGCCCATCCTCGGGGTGGTGCGGCCGGACGCCGGCGCCGACGCCAACTGA
- a CDS encoding class I SAM-dependent methyltransferase — MTPRAATRPLGTVTRGTTNPNRLRRMDRWIAATHGAELRRAADPVAVDLGYGAAPWTAVELLQRLRTVAPRARVVGVEIEPARVAAALPYARPGLVFRHGGFEIPIPQRPLLVRAANVLRQYDEGEVAAVWERLCARLAPADPATGARGGLLVEGTCDEIGRRHVWVALGPEGPRTVTFATRLGSLERPSDLAERLPKALIHRNVPGEPVHTFLRDFDRAWAAAAPYASYGARQRWIRAVRDLTADWPVTDGPVRWRQGEVTVRWEALAPGA; from the coding sequence ATGACACCCCGCGCAGCCACCCGCCCTCTCGGCACGGTGACACGCGGGACGACCAACCCCAACCGGCTGCGCCGCATGGACCGCTGGATCGCGGCCACCCACGGAGCCGAGCTGCGCCGCGCCGCCGACCCGGTCGCGGTCGACCTCGGGTACGGCGCCGCCCCCTGGACGGCCGTCGAGCTGCTCCAGCGCCTGCGCACGGTCGCGCCCCGCGCGCGGGTGGTGGGCGTCGAGATCGAACCGGCCCGGGTCGCGGCGGCGCTGCCCTACGCGCGGCCGGGGCTCGTCTTCCGGCACGGCGGCTTCGAGATCCCGATCCCCCAGCGGCCCCTGCTCGTCCGCGCGGCGAACGTGCTGCGGCAGTACGACGAGGGCGAGGTCGCGGCCGTGTGGGAGCGGCTGTGTGCGCGGCTCGCACCGGCCGATCCGGCGACCGGGGCACGCGGCGGTCTGCTGGTCGAGGGGACCTGCGACGAGATCGGGCGCCGGCACGTGTGGGTCGCGCTCGGCCCGGAGGGCCCGCGCACGGTCACCTTCGCGACCCGGCTGGGCTCCCTGGAACGCCCCTCGGACCTGGCCGAACGCCTGCCGAAGGCGCTCATCCACCGCAACGTCCCGGGCGAGCCGGTGCACACCTTCCTGCGCGACTTCGACCGCGCCTGGGCGGCCGCCGCGCCCTACGCGTCCTACGGCGCCCGGCAGCGCTGGATCCGGGCGGTGCGGGACCTGACGGCGGACTGGCCGGTGACGGACGGGCCGGTGCGGTGGCGGCAGGGCGAAGTGACGGTGCGGTGGGAGGCTTTGGCCCCGGGCGCCTGA
- a CDS encoding GNAT family N-acetyltransferase: MPANQPPTAPAVTRLPSYTKTDQDEILGPGDDPFGVAGTGLTWLPKEDHFGVRLDGRLVAHAGLLRLPVAIGDVETEVMGVGGVAVAPDVRGRGLARLVLAAALDHARTQGPAHALLFCRSPLVPLYQRLGWHPLDTDVLVEQPGSAPVTMPLCTMVTPLHETAPRISGRVRLYSLPM; encoded by the coding sequence ATGCCTGCGAACCAGCCCCCCACGGCCCCGGCCGTCACGCGGCTCCCCAGCTACACGAAGACCGACCAGGACGAGATCCTCGGCCCCGGCGACGATCCCTTCGGCGTTGCCGGGACCGGTCTGACCTGGCTCCCCAAGGAGGATCACTTCGGCGTCCGGCTCGACGGCCGACTGGTGGCACACGCCGGTCTGCTGCGGCTGCCGGTCGCGATCGGGGACGTGGAGACAGAGGTCATGGGAGTGGGCGGAGTGGCCGTGGCGCCCGACGTACGGGGGAGGGGCCTGGCCCGGCTCGTGCTGGCGGCGGCCCTCGACCACGCTCGTACGCAGGGTCCCGCCCACGCGCTCCTGTTCTGCCGGTCGCCCCTCGTGCCGCTGTATCAACGCCTCGGCTGGCATCCGCTCGACACGGACGTACTCGTCGAGCAACCCGGCTCCGCTCCGGTGACCATGCCGTTGTGCACGATGGTGACGCCCCTGCACGAGACCGCGCCCCGGATCTCCGGGCGAGTGCGGCTGTACTCCCTGCCGATGTGA
- a CDS encoding PP2C family protein-serine/threonine phosphatase: protein MPVPIPRQRAIPAVESGQAQAASPHGGSAGESVKDASPVSRMPDTAGNTTDKVENNTAHTNLTLLLIEDDPAGSPIVPDMLDQAGKPIRVRTARNLTEAGRLLTDDVHCILLDLALPAPGHADPEDELAVLRHVLELAPRHAVLALTASGDAERGAEAVRVGAQDYLFRDELDGRLLSRAIRYAVERKRSESAERRLAEGRLRAQENRRLERGLLPTPLLEGSPLRFAARYRPGRSRALLGGDFYDVVRTPDGTVHAMIGDVCGHGPDEAALGVELRIAWRALTLAGLCGDQLLGTLQQVLEHERADDEIFATLCTVDIAPDGRRAGLCLAGHPSPLLARPGKPARLLPYDNNGPALGLLPGARWPRMQVELGAEWSLMLYTDGLIEGHIGQGRERLGQDGMTEMVRRQLAEGLRGEQLLRAAVNEVRDLNGGELTDDVAVLLLDRVP, encoded by the coding sequence ATGCCCGTACCCATACCGCGGCAGAGAGCGATCCCGGCCGTGGAGAGTGGTCAGGCGCAGGCCGCGTCCCCGCACGGCGGCTCGGCCGGGGAGTCCGTGAAGGACGCCTCGCCCGTGAGCCGCATGCCGGACACCGCCGGGAACACCACGGACAAGGTGGAGAACAACACCGCTCACACCAACCTGACGCTGCTGCTGATCGAGGACGACCCGGCCGGTTCGCCGATCGTGCCGGACATGCTCGACCAGGCAGGCAAGCCGATCCGCGTCCGCACGGCCCGCAACCTGACGGAGGCCGGGCGGCTGCTGACCGACGACGTCCACTGCATCCTGCTGGACCTGGCGCTGCCCGCGCCGGGCCACGCGGACCCCGAGGACGAGCTCGCCGTGCTCAGGCACGTGCTGGAGCTCGCGCCCCGGCACGCCGTCCTGGCGCTGACCGCGTCCGGCGACGCCGAGCGCGGCGCCGAGGCGGTACGGGTGGGGGCCCAGGACTATCTCTTCCGCGACGAGCTGGACGGCAGGCTGCTGAGCCGGGCGATCCGCTACGCGGTGGAGCGCAAGCGCTCCGAGTCGGCCGAGCGCCGGCTCGCCGAGGGCCGGCTGCGCGCGCAGGAGAACCGCCGCCTGGAGCGCGGCCTGCTGCCGACGCCGCTGCTGGAGGGCTCCCCCCTGCGGTTCGCCGCCCGCTACCGCCCCGGCCGCTCGCGCGCGCTGCTCGGCGGCGACTTCTACGACGTCGTCCGCACGCCGGACGGCACCGTGCACGCCATGATCGGCGACGTCTGCGGCCACGGCCCGGACGAGGCCGCCCTCGGTGTGGAGCTGCGGATCGCGTGGCGCGCGCTGACCCTGGCGGGCCTGTGCGGCGACCAGCTGCTGGGCACGCTGCAGCAGGTGCTGGAGCACGAGCGGGCCGACGACGAGATCTTCGCGACCCTCTGCACGGTGGACATCGCGCCGGACGGCCGCCGTGCCGGGCTCTGCCTGGCGGGCCACCCGTCGCCGCTGCTGGCCCGCCCGGGCAAACCGGCCCGCCTGCTGCCGTACGACAACAACGGACCGGCCCTCGGGCTGTTGCCGGGCGCCCGCTGGCCGCGGATGCAGGTGGAGCTGGGGGCGGAGTGGAGCCTGATGCTCTACACCGACGGCCTGATCGAGGGGCACATCGGCCAGGGCCGGGAGCGACTCGGCCAGGACGGCATGACGGAGATGGTCCGCCGCCAGCTCGCCGAGGGCCTGCGGGGCGAGCAGCTGCTGCGGGCGGCGGTGAACGAGGTGCGCGACCTCAACGGTGGCGAGCTGACGGACGACGTGGCGGTACTGCTGCTGGACCGGGTGCCGTAG